The candidate division WOR-3 bacterium genome includes a region encoding these proteins:
- the rpiB gene encoding ribose 5-phosphate isomerase B — MKVALGSDHRGFALKEKLKPYLERLGYKTIDKGTFSKERSDYPDFAFLVAEAVQKGKADLGILICATGIGMSIAANKVKGIRAGLCLNTRMARLCREHNNANVLCLGADLLTVAQAKRIVRVFLEAKFAGGRHSRRLKKIASYEQSS, encoded by the coding sequence ATGAAGGTTGCGCTTGGTAGTGACCATCGCGGCTTTGCCTTAAAGGAAAAACTCAAACCCTATCTTGAAAGATTGGGATACAAAACCATTGACAAGGGAACCTTCTCAAAAGAACGGAGTGATTATCCCGACTTTGCCTTCCTTGTCGCCGAGGCGGTTCAAAAGGGCAAGGCAGACCTGGGCATCTTAATCTGTGCAACCGGCATCGGGATGTCCATTGCCGCCAACAAGGTCAAGGGTATCCGAGCAGGGCTCTGCCTAAACACCAGGATGGCGCGCCTCTGCCGTGAGCACAACAACGCCAATGTCCTCTGTTTAGGTGCAGATTTGCTCACAGTCGCACAGGCAAAAAGAATTGTCCGGGTTTTTCTTGAAGCCAAGTTTGCCGGTGGTAGGCACAGCCGCAGACTGAAAAAAATCGCCTCCTACGAACAAAGTTCGTAG